In Pseudoduganella albidiflava, a single window of DNA contains:
- a CDS encoding LysR family transcriptional regulator, which translates to MDINSDDLQTFVAVIDSGSLSAAAVHLGQTTSGVSRALARLEDKLQTSLLTRTTRRMELTEEGQLFLDRARRILASLEEVEECIRIRRQQPAGRLCVDAASPFMLHGIVPHVAEFRALYPEIRLELTSNDRIADLIEHRTDIAIRIGTLNDSTLHARPLTSSPLHVLASPAYLARHGAPATPGDLAGHTLLGFVQYEQGNVWPLRHDAGDSLAITPALAASSGETLRHLALAGDGIACLAGFMTRADIASGRLVPLLAAFNSGYRQQIHAVYYRNTQLAQRISCFLEFLQQKL; encoded by the coding sequence ATGGACATCAATTCGGACGACCTGCAGACTTTCGTGGCCGTGATCGACAGCGGTTCGCTGAGTGCCGCCGCGGTCCACCTGGGACAGACCACATCCGGCGTCAGCCGTGCGCTGGCCCGCCTCGAGGACAAGCTGCAGACTTCGCTGCTGACGCGCACCACGCGCCGCATGGAGTTGACCGAGGAGGGCCAGCTGTTCCTGGACCGGGCACGCCGCATCCTGGCCTCGCTGGAAGAAGTCGAAGAGTGCATCCGCATACGCCGCCAGCAGCCGGCCGGCCGCCTGTGCGTCGATGCGGCCTCGCCCTTCATGCTGCATGGCATCGTCCCGCACGTGGCCGAATTTCGCGCGCTGTACCCTGAAATCCGCCTTGAGCTCACGTCGAACGACCGCATTGCCGACCTCATCGAGCACCGTACCGACATCGCCATCCGCATCGGCACGCTGAACGATTCCACGCTGCATGCGCGGCCATTGACGTCCAGTCCCCTGCACGTGCTTGCCAGTCCGGCCTACCTGGCCAGGCATGGCGCGCCGGCAACGCCGGGCGACCTGGCCGGTCACACGCTGCTCGGCTTCGTCCAATACGAGCAGGGCAATGTCTGGCCCCTGCGGCACGACGCCGGCGACAGCCTCGCCATCACGCCCGCGCTGGCCGCGTCGTCGGGCGAAACGCTGCGCCACCTTGCCCTGGCTGGCGACGGCATCGCGTGCCTGGCCGGCTTCATGACACGCGCCGACATCGCCAGCGGCCGGCTCGTGCCGCTGCTCGCCGCGTTCAATTCCGGCTACCGCCAGCAGATCCACGCGGTCTACTACCGCAACACGCAGCTGGCCCAGCGCATCAGCTGCTTCCTCGAATTCCTCCAGCAAAAACTGTAG
- the ftsH gene encoding ATP-dependent zinc metalloprotease FtsH, with protein MNNMFSKSAIWVVVALLLFMLFKQFDNHSISGGSKTIAYSDLLDEIKAKRIKDLVIEGSTITATKTDDTRVRTTSTYLDRGLIGDLRDNGVRFDVRPPEEPSFLQQVFVSWFPMLLLIGVWIFFMRQMQGGGKGGAFSFGKSKARMLDETNNTVTFSDVAGCDEAKEEVTEIVDFLRDPTKFQKLGGRIPRGVLMVGPPGTGKTLLARAIAGEAKVPFFSISGSDFVEMFVGVGASRVRDMFENAKKHSPCIIFIDEIDAVGRHRGAGMGGGNDEREQTLNQLLVEMDGFEASSGVIVIAATNRADVLDKALLRPGRFDRQVSVGLPDIRGREQILNVHMRKVPISTDVKADILARGTPGFSGADLANLVNEAALFAARRSKRLVDMADFEDAKDKIFMGPERKSMVIREEERRNTAYHESGHAVVAKLLPKADPVHKVTIMPRGWALGLTWQLPEHDRISGYKDKMLEEISILFGGRIAEELFVGQMSTGASNDFQRATKLARSMVTKFGMSDSLGVMVYEDEANEGFLGGSNKTISEATQQKVDAEIRAILDTQYALARKLLDENRDKVEAMTKALLDWETIDADQINDIMAGNEPRPPKAGVTIRKQPNGDGPSSPSPNATAPA; from the coding sequence GTGAATAACATGTTTTCCAAATCCGCCATCTGGGTTGTCGTAGCCCTGTTGTTGTTCATGCTGTTCAAGCAATTCGACAACCACAGCATCTCCGGCGGCAGCAAGACCATCGCGTATTCCGACCTGCTGGATGAGATCAAGGCGAAGCGCATCAAGGACCTCGTCATCGAGGGCAGCACCATCACCGCGACGAAAACGGACGATACGCGCGTGCGCACCACGTCCACCTACCTCGATCGCGGCCTGATCGGCGACCTGCGCGACAACGGCGTGCGTTTCGACGTTCGTCCGCCGGAAGAACCTTCGTTCCTGCAGCAAGTGTTCGTATCGTGGTTCCCGATGCTGCTGCTGATCGGTGTGTGGATCTTCTTCATGCGACAGATGCAGGGCGGCGGCAAGGGCGGGGCATTCTCGTTCGGCAAGTCGAAGGCACGCATGCTCGATGAAACCAACAACACCGTCACGTTCTCCGACGTGGCCGGCTGCGACGAAGCCAAGGAAGAAGTGACGGAGATCGTCGACTTCCTGCGCGATCCGACCAAGTTCCAGAAACTGGGCGGCCGTATACCCCGCGGCGTGCTGATGGTGGGCCCTCCGGGTACCGGTAAAACGCTGCTGGCCCGTGCGATCGCCGGCGAAGCGAAAGTGCCGTTCTTCTCGATCTCCGGTTCCGACTTCGTTGAAATGTTCGTCGGCGTGGGCGCGTCCCGCGTGCGCGACATGTTCGAGAATGCCAAGAAACACTCGCCGTGCATCATCTTCATCGACGAGATCGATGCGGTCGGCCGTCACCGCGGCGCCGGCATGGGCGGCGGCAACGACGAGCGCGAACAGACGCTGAACCAGCTGCTGGTCGAGATGGATGGCTTCGAGGCATCGTCCGGTGTCATCGTGATCGCCGCCACCAACCGTGCCGACGTGCTCGACAAGGCGCTGCTGCGTCCGGGCCGTTTCGACCGCCAGGTATCGGTGGGCTTGCCGGACATCCGCGGCCGCGAGCAGATCTTGAACGTGCACATGCGCAAGGTGCCGATCAGCACCGACGTGAAGGCCGACATCCTGGCCCGCGGCACCCCGGGCTTCTCCGGCGCCGACCTGGCCAACCTGGTCAACGAAGCAGCGTTGTTCGCCGCACGCCGCAGCAAGCGCCTGGTGGACATGGCCGATTTCGAGGACGCCAAGGACAAGATCTTCATGGGTCCGGAACGCAAGTCGATGGTGATCCGCGAAGAGGAACGCCGCAATACGGCCTACCACGAGTCCGGCCACGCCGTCGTCGCGAAGCTGCTGCCGAAGGCCGATCCGGTGCACAAGGTCACCATCATGCCGCGCGGCTGGGCCCTGGGCCTGACCTGGCAGCTGCCTGAACATGACCGGATTTCGGGCTACAAGGACAAGATGCTGGAAGAAATCTCGATCCTGTTCGGCGGCCGTATCGCCGAGGAACTGTTCGTTGGCCAGATGTCCACCGGCGCGTCGAACGACTTCCAGCGCGCCACCAAGCTGGCCCGCTCGATGGTCACGAAGTTCGGCATGTCCGACTCGCTGGGCGTGATGGTCTACGAGGACGAGGCGAACGAAGGCTTCCTGGGCGGCAGCAACAAGACGATTTCGGAAGCCACGCAGCAGAAGGTCGATGCCGAGATCCGCGCGATCCTCGACACGCAGTACGCGCTGGCGCGCAAGTTGCTGGATGAGAACCGCGACAAGGTCGAGGCGATGACGAAGGCACTGCTCGACTGGGAAACCATCGACGCGGACCAGATCAACGACATCATGGCCGGCAACGAGCCGCGCCCGCCGAAGGCCGGCGTCACGATCCGCAAGCAGCCGAACGGCGACGGTCCGTCGTCGCCTTCGCCGAACGCCACCGCGCCGGCATAA
- a CDS encoding LysR family transcriptional regulator ArgP has protein sequence MDTRHCEAFLAAAETGSFDAAAAQLNVTPSAVSQRIAALESALGSPLLIRSRPCRTTAAGQRLLVHLRRSRLLEEEFLAGLRDESAGSLRIPIAVNNDTLATWLLPGIAGFLQREQVTLDIVLDEQNYTYGLLEKGEAVAGVSSEPTAMRGCTVQPLGIIRYRMLASPAFAARWFPDGFERNAARQAPVVVFSRKDRLQADFIQAELGLLPGSYPVHYVPASDPFLDAVKLGLGYGMLPSQQVGDAVATGALLDLAPGKHTDVPLYWHAWRVQSPALERLGEAVVAAARATLLAP, from the coding sequence ATGGATACGCGGCATTGCGAAGCCTTCCTGGCTGCCGCCGAGACCGGCAGTTTCGATGCGGCGGCGGCCCAGCTGAACGTCACGCCATCGGCGGTGTCGCAGCGCATCGCGGCGCTGGAATCAGCGCTCGGCTCGCCGCTGCTGATCCGCAGCCGGCCCTGCCGTACCACCGCCGCCGGCCAGCGCCTGCTGGTGCACCTGCGCCGCAGCAGGCTGCTGGAAGAAGAGTTCCTTGCCGGGCTGCGCGACGAGTCGGCGGGCTCGCTGCGGATTCCCATCGCCGTCAACAACGATACGCTGGCAACCTGGCTGTTGCCGGGCATCGCCGGCTTCCTGCAGCGCGAGCAGGTCACGCTCGATATCGTGCTGGACGAGCAGAACTATACGTATGGATTGCTGGAGAAAGGGGAGGCGGTCGCCGGCGTTTCCAGCGAGCCCACGGCCATGCGCGGGTGCACCGTCCAGCCGCTGGGCATCATTCGCTACCGCATGCTGGCGTCGCCCGCGTTCGCCGCGCGCTGGTTCCCGGATGGCTTCGAACGAAATGCCGCCCGGCAGGCGCCGGTGGTGGTGTTCTCCCGCAAGGACCGCCTGCAGGCGGACTTCATCCAGGCTGAACTGGGTTTGTTACCCGGCAGCTATCCGGTCCACTATGTGCCCGCCAGCGATCCGTTCCTGGATGCCGTGAAGCTGGGACTCGGCTATGGCATGCTGCCGTCGCAGCAGGTGGGTGATGCGGTGGCGACGGGAGCGTTGCTCGACCTGGCGCCGGGAAAGCATACCGACGTGCCGCTGTACTGGCACGCCTGGCGCGTGCAATCGCCGGCGCTCGAGCGGCTGGGCGAGGCGGTCGTGGCGGCCGCCCGCGCAACGCTTCTCGCGCCTTGA
- the glmM gene encoding phosphoglucosamine mutase, with protein sequence MARKYFGTDGVRGLVGEAPITPDFVMRLGYAAGKVLARTVIGGAARPTVLIGKDTRISGYMLEAALEAGFAAAGVDVMLAGPMPTPAIAYLTRALRLSAGVVISASHNPFQDNGIKFFSEQGTKLPDSVELAIEAQLDQPMACVPSEKLGRAKRLEDAQGRYIEFCKSTFPNELDLRGLKIVVDSAHGAAYNIAPHVFHELGAEVISIGNKPDGFNINEGHGATAPKAMAAAVLAHDADLGIALDGDADRLIMCDANGRLYNGDELLYVMVMDRLATGEVKGAVGTLMTNMALEVTFKEKGIGFARAKVGDRYVLEVMQEKGWILGGEGSGHLLALDKHTTGDGIISALQVLSALKRSGQTLAQIAGQIELFPQTLINVRVPAGFDWQKNSAMVAEKELVERELGDSGRVLIRASGTEPLIRVMVEARDATQAQNFARRIADKVEVPQANAA encoded by the coding sequence ATGGCACGTAAATATTTCGGGACCGATGGTGTCCGTGGCCTGGTCGGCGAAGCGCCGATCACGCCGGATTTCGTGATGCGCCTGGGCTATGCCGCAGGCAAGGTGCTGGCGCGCACGGTGATCGGCGGCGCCGCCCGCCCCACCGTCCTGATCGGCAAGGACACGCGCATTTCCGGCTATATGCTGGAAGCGGCGCTGGAAGCAGGCTTCGCGGCCGCAGGCGTGGACGTGATGCTGGCCGGTCCGATGCCTACCCCCGCCATCGCCTACCTGACGCGCGCGCTGCGGCTGTCGGCCGGTGTCGTGATTTCGGCGTCGCACAATCCGTTCCAGGACAACGGCATCAAGTTCTTTTCCGAGCAGGGCACCAAGCTGCCCGATTCCGTCGAACTGGCCATCGAGGCGCAGCTCGACCAGCCGATGGCTTGCGTCCCGTCCGAAAAACTGGGCCGCGCCAAGCGCCTGGAAGATGCCCAGGGCCGCTATATCGAATTCTGCAAGAGCACCTTCCCGAACGAGCTGGACCTGCGCGGCTTGAAGATCGTCGTCGACAGCGCCCACGGCGCCGCCTACAACATCGCGCCGCACGTGTTCCATGAACTGGGCGCCGAGGTGATCTCGATCGGTAACAAGCCGGACGGCTTCAACATCAACGAAGGCCATGGCGCCACGGCGCCGAAGGCGATGGCCGCCGCCGTGCTGGCGCACGATGCCGACCTGGGCATCGCCCTGGACGGCGATGCGGACCGCCTGATCATGTGCGACGCCAACGGCCGCCTGTACAACGGCGACGAGCTGCTGTACGTGATGGTGATGGACCGCCTGGCAACCGGCGAAGTGAAAGGCGCGGTCGGCACGCTGATGACCAACATGGCCCTCGAAGTGACGTTCAAGGAAAAGGGCATCGGTTTTGCGCGCGCCAAGGTGGGCGACCGCTACGTGCTCGAAGTGATGCAGGAAAAAGGCTGGATCCTGGGCGGCGAGGGCAGTGGCCACCTGCTGGCGCTGGACAAGCACACCACGGGCGACGGCATCATCTCGGCGCTGCAGGTGCTGTCCGCGCTGAAGCGCAGCGGCCAGACGCTGGCGCAGATCGCCGGCCAGATCGAACTGTTCCCGCAAACGCTGATCAACGTGCGCGTGCCGGCCGGCTTCGACTGGCAAAAGAATTCCGCGATGGTGGCCGAGAAAGAGCTCGTGGAGCGTGAACTGGGCGACAGCGGCCGCGTGCTGATCCGCGCATCCGGTACCGAACCCCTGATCCGCGTGATGGTCGAAGCGCGCGATGCGACCCAGGCGCAGAATTTCGCCCGCCGTATCGCCGACAAGGTCGAAGTGCCGCAGGCCAACGCCGCCTGA
- a CDS encoding RlmE family RNA methyltransferase: protein MAKNKLNKNWLHDHINDPYVKAAQKDGYRARAAYKLKEIDEDEKLVKPGQVIVDLGCTPGSWGQYVRRKLAGKEGGGINGTIIGLDILPMEPIADMHFIQGDFREQDSVDQLADLLQGRKVDLVLSDMAPNLSGIASADAARMEDLIDLAIEFSQLHLKPGGALLVKCFKDMGFSQIVEKFRHEFKTVAQKKPKASRDKSSEIFLLGRGLKHPAQN, encoded by the coding sequence ATGGCAAAGAACAAATTAAACAAAAACTGGTTGCACGACCATATTAACGACCCGTACGTGAAGGCGGCCCAGAAGGATGGCTACCGTGCGCGCGCCGCCTACAAGCTCAAGGAGATCGACGAGGACGAGAAGCTGGTCAAGCCGGGCCAGGTGATCGTCGACCTGGGCTGCACGCCCGGCAGCTGGGGCCAGTACGTGCGGCGCAAGCTGGCCGGCAAGGAGGGCGGCGGCATCAACGGCACCATCATCGGCCTCGATATCCTGCCGATGGAACCGATTGCCGACATGCATTTCATCCAGGGTGATTTCCGCGAGCAGGACAGTGTCGACCAGCTGGCCGACCTGCTGCAGGGCCGCAAGGTCGACCTGGTATTGTCGGACATGGCACCCAACCTGTCCGGCATCGCCTCGGCGGATGCGGCGAGGATGGAAGACCTGATCGACCTGGCGATCGAGTTTTCGCAATTGCACCTGAAACCGGGCGGGGCATTGCTGGTGAAATGTTTCAAGGACATGGGTTTTTCGCAGATCGTCGAAAAATTCCGCCACGAGTTCAAGACCGTCGCGCAGAAAAAGCCGAAAGCCAGCCGCGATAAATCTTCGGAAATCTTTCTGCTCGGGCGCGGCCTGAAGCACCCGGCGCAAAACTGA
- a CDS encoding type II asparaginase encodes MAMVALLFVITGVHAQTKPNVMILATGGTIAGTGATSTTTVGYTAATVGVQQLIAAVPELAKVANVKGEQVFQIASESMTNEHWLTLGKRVNALLAQSDVDGIVITHGTDTMEETAYFLDLVVKSRKPVVLVGAMRPSTALSADGPLNLYNAVIVAGSREAVGKGVLVALNDQIHSARDVTKTNTSTPDSFKTPELGLLGYLQGGKAFFYRASTRKHTFESEFDISNISTLPQVDIVYGYANMNPVALDAFIAAGAKGIIHAGVGDGSLAARVKPALIAARKKGTLIVRASRVGQGILARNGEANDDELDFVAADTLSPQKARILLMLALTKTSNTADIQRMFYTY; translated from the coding sequence ATGGCGATGGTGGCGCTGCTGTTCGTGATCACGGGCGTCCACGCGCAAACGAAGCCGAACGTGATGATCCTTGCCACCGGCGGCACGATCGCCGGCACGGGTGCCACGAGCACCACCACGGTCGGCTATACCGCCGCCACCGTCGGCGTGCAGCAGCTGATCGCCGCCGTGCCGGAACTGGCGAAAGTGGCCAACGTCAAGGGCGAGCAGGTATTCCAGATCGCCAGCGAAAGCATGACCAACGAACACTGGCTGACCCTGGGCAAGCGTGTCAACGCCCTGCTCGCCCAGTCCGACGTCGATGGCATCGTCATCACGCACGGTACCGATACGATGGAAGAAACCGCCTACTTCCTCGACCTGGTGGTGAAGAGCCGCAAGCCGGTCGTGCTGGTCGGTGCGATGCGCCCTTCGACGGCACTGTCGGCCGATGGCCCGCTGAACCTGTACAACGCGGTGATCGTTGCCGGCAGCCGTGAAGCGGTCGGCAAAGGCGTGCTGGTGGCGCTCAACGACCAGATCCACTCGGCGCGCGACGTGACCAAGACGAATACCTCGACCCCGGACAGCTTCAAGACGCCGGAACTGGGCTTGCTCGGCTATCTGCAGGGCGGCAAGGCCTTCTTCTACCGCGCCTCGACCCGCAAGCACACCTTCGAGAGCGAGTTCGACATTTCGAACATCTCTACCCTGCCCCAGGTCGATATCGTGTACGGCTACGCCAACATGAATCCGGTGGCACTGGATGCCTTCATTGCCGCGGGCGCGAAGGGCATCATCCATGCGGGCGTCGGCGATGGCAGCCTGGCTGCGCGCGTGAAACCCGCGCTGATCGCCGCGCGCAAGAAAGGCACCCTGATCGTGCGCGCCAGCCGGGTCGGCCAGGGCATCCTGGCCCGTAATGGCGAAGCGAACGACGACGAGCTCGACTTCGTGGCCGCCGATACGCTGAGCCCGCAGAAAGCGCGCATCCTGCTGATGCTCGCGCTGACGAAGACCAGCAACACGGCTGACATCCAGCGCATGTTCTACACCTACTGA
- a CDS encoding zinc ribbon domain-containing protein produces MSEIRFSSNYQDLSQSSGVDAGFQFEFYCERCSDRWRTHYKPYRSGQASGWIQKGASIFGGLLGNASTVVSGMAQAGWHSARDDAFKEAIADAKAHFNRCGNCHDYVCAPCFDGAAGLCFNCAPNVQVAITRARAQGEVRSAAERADTEGESRGTRHDVRQDMQLVCPQCRAETHGAKFCPECGYKMAQQVACTACSTLLQPGTKFCTECGHRQS; encoded by the coding sequence ATGTCGGAGATCCGGTTTTCCAGCAATTACCAGGACCTGAGCCAGTCGTCCGGCGTCGATGCCGGTTTCCAGTTCGAGTTTTATTGCGAACGCTGCAGCGATCGCTGGCGTACCCATTACAAGCCCTATCGCAGCGGCCAGGCGTCCGGCTGGATCCAGAAGGGCGCCAGCATCTTCGGCGGCCTGCTGGGCAATGCCAGCACGGTCGTCAGTGGCATGGCGCAGGCCGGCTGGCACAGCGCCCGCGACGATGCTTTCAAGGAAGCGATCGCCGACGCCAAGGCGCACTTCAACCGCTGCGGCAATTGCCATGATTATGTGTGCGCACCATGCTTCGACGGCGCCGCCGGCCTGTGCTTCAATTGCGCGCCGAACGTGCAGGTGGCGATCACCAGGGCCCGTGCCCAAGGGGAAGTGCGCAGCGCGGCCGAGCGTGCGGATACGGAAGGCGAAAGCCGCGGCACGCGCCACGACGTCCGGCAGGACATGCAGCTGGTCTGCCCCCAGTGCCGGGCCGAAACGCACGGCGCCAAGTTTTGCCCGGAATGCGGCTACAAGATGGCGCAGCAGGTGGCGTGTACCGCCTGCTCGACCCTGCTGCAACCGGGTACCAAGTTCTGCACGGAGTGCGGCCACCGGCAAAGCTAG
- the folP gene encoding dihydropteroate synthase has protein sequence MTHIPFGHHRLPAGRALVMGILNVTPDSFSDGGKFAALDYALSHAEQMVRDGVDIIDVGGESTRPGAPVVPAEEEMRRVLPVLYALRDCGTPISLDTYKPALMKEAVLAGVDMINDINAFRAPGAIEAVRDSDCALCIMHMLDKPATMQDKPAYEDVVLEVTAFLRERIGALTAAGIDRRRLWIDPGFGFGKTVEHNYALLKAGRRLIGELGVPLLAGLSRKSMIGAVTGKPVEGRLAGSIGGALAAVAHGAGIVRVHDVAETVDALKVWYAAHGN, from the coding sequence ATGACTCACATCCCCTTTGGCCATCATCGCCTGCCTGCCGGCAGGGCCCTCGTGATGGGCATCCTGAACGTCACCCCCGATTCGTTTTCCGATGGCGGCAAGTTTGCCGCGCTTGACTATGCCCTGTCGCATGCCGAGCAGATGGTCCGTGATGGCGTCGACATCATCGATGTCGGCGGCGAATCGACGCGCCCCGGTGCGCCCGTGGTGCCGGCGGAAGAAGAGATGCGCCGCGTGCTGCCCGTGCTGTATGCGCTGCGCGACTGCGGAACCCCGATCTCGCTCGATACCTACAAACCGGCGCTGATGAAGGAAGCCGTGCTGGCCGGCGTGGACATGATCAACGACATCAATGCCTTCCGCGCGCCGGGCGCGATCGAGGCCGTGCGCGACAGCGACTGCGCGCTCTGTATCATGCACATGCTTGACAAACCTGCAACAATGCAGGATAAACCTGCCTATGAGGATGTCGTCCTGGAAGTGACCGCATTCCTGCGTGAACGGATCGGCGCGCTGACGGCCGCCGGTATTGACCGGCGTCGACTCTGGATCGATCCAGGGTTTGGTTTCGGCAAGACCGTCGAGCATAATTATGCCTTGCTCAAGGCTGGCAGGCGCCTCATCGGCGAACTCGGCGTCCCGCTGCTGGCGGGTCTGTCCCGCAAATCGATGATCGGTGCCGTGACCGGCAAGCCCGTCGAAGGGCGTCTGGCCGGCAGCATCGGCGGCGCGCTGGCTGCCGTGGCCCACGGTGCCGGCATCGTCCGCGTGCACGACGTCGCCGAGACGGTCGACGCATTGAAGGTATGGTACGCAGCGCATGGCAACTGA
- a CDS encoding FxDxF family PEP-CTERM protein, with amino-acid sequence MKKALFSKVAGSLLLTAGLLASGAASAQTLTFNGDGNADFSALHTWSAASNIDTYLFEVDTTSWASGTAVVGRTAINGVRQANYAITGIQFFWQADDGTRTDLDTVFTTDGGIEFYPVESLDAGMYGFTVTGNTLVANMGGAYAGTLNLAPVPEPTTFAMLGVGIGLLAFSARRKTDDKLG; translated from the coding sequence ATGAAGAAAGCTTTATTCAGCAAGGTGGCAGGTTCCCTGCTGCTCACCGCAGGTCTGCTTGCCTCTGGCGCTGCGTCCGCTCAAACACTCACTTTCAATGGCGACGGCAATGCGGATTTCTCCGCCTTGCACACATGGTCCGCCGCCAGCAATATCGACACCTATCTGTTCGAAGTCGACACGACTTCCTGGGCTTCCGGCACCGCCGTGGTGGGACGCACGGCGATCAATGGCGTCCGCCAGGCAAACTACGCCATCACCGGCATCCAGTTCTTCTGGCAAGCCGACGATGGAACCCGTACCGACCTGGACACTGTCTTCACGACCGATGGCGGCATCGAATTCTATCCAGTGGAATCGCTGGATGCCGGCATGTACGGGTTTACGGTCACCGGTAACACGCTGGTAGCGAACATGGGGGGCGCTTATGCCGGCACCCTGAACCTGGCCCCGGTACCGGAGCCCACCACCTTTGCGATGCTGGGCGTCGGCATCGGCCTGCTGGCCTTCTCGGCCCGCCGCAAGACCGACGACAAGCTGGGCTGA
- a CDS encoding LiaF transmembrane domain-containing protein produces the protein MQTEVDRARLKLRRQVTWGLVLVAFGVAYLVNRDDHEAVIGLWRYWPLVLIAFGIGNMLPPVEGRRFVDGLSQVLFGAWFYAIYEGLFGLTFRNSWPLLIIVAGAGMVLQPLATRYLDRKPGEEA, from the coding sequence ATGCAAACCGAAGTGGACAGGGCGCGGCTGAAACTGCGCCGGCAAGTGACCTGGGGCCTGGTGCTGGTGGCGTTCGGCGTGGCCTACCTGGTCAACCGCGACGACCATGAAGCGGTGATCGGCCTGTGGCGCTACTGGCCGCTGGTGCTGATCGCCTTTGGCATCGGCAACATGCTGCCGCCGGTGGAGGGCCGCCGCTTCGTCGACGGCCTGTCGCAAGTGCTGTTCGGCGCCTGGTTCTATGCCATCTATGAAGGCCTGTTCGGCCTGACCTTCCGTAACAGCTGGCCTTTGCTTATCATCGTGGCGGGCGCGGGCATGGTACTGCAGCCGCTGGCCACGCGCTACCTTGACCGCAAACCGGGAGAAGAAGCATGA
- a CDS encoding LysE/ArgO family amino acid transporter yields MTTQVFLSGLGLGASLIMAIGAQNAHVLRMGVQRSHVALTVAACIVIDVALIGAGVAGAGALIEGSPWLMALARWGGAAFLAWYGLRSWRQMLSANRLDIGAAATPRTATAALASVLAMSLLNPHVYLDTVVLLGSIGGRYPALERTAFSAGAMTASLLWFSMLGFGAARFAGVLARPAAWKCIEALTGAVMLLLAGSLVADGLAAL; encoded by the coding sequence ATGACGACACAGGTATTCTTGAGTGGCTTGGGCCTGGGCGCCAGCCTGATCATGGCAATCGGCGCGCAGAATGCGCACGTGCTGCGCATGGGCGTGCAGCGCAGCCATGTGGCATTGACGGTGGCCGCCTGCATCGTGATCGACGTGGCGCTGATCGGCGCGGGCGTGGCCGGCGCGGGAGCATTGATCGAGGGCTCACCATGGCTGATGGCGCTGGCGCGCTGGGGCGGCGCGGCGTTCCTGGCCTGGTACGGCTTGCGCAGCTGGCGGCAGATGCTGTCGGCAAACCGGCTGGACATCGGTGCTGCCGCCACGCCGCGCACCGCCACCGCCGCGCTGGCCAGCGTGCTGGCGATGTCGCTGCTCAATCCGCATGTGTACCTGGATACCGTTGTGCTGCTGGGCTCGATCGGCGGGCGCTATCCGGCGCTGGAACGCACCGCGTTCTCCGCCGGTGCGATGACGGCGTCGCTGCTCTGGTTCAGCATGCTGGGGTTTGGCGCCGCCCGCTTCGCCGGCGTGCTGGCGCGTCCGGCGGCATGGAAGTGTATCGAAGCGCTGACGGGTGCGGTGATGCTGCTGCTGGCCGGCAGTCTCGTCGCGGATGGCCTGGCGGCGCTGTAA
- a CDS encoding LiaF transmembrane domain-containing protein: MNTGRQHNPAAQIVIGIGVIAVGLMFLLDNLGWLELDMSVQFWPVVLIVAGVLKLTVARSPNGTIIGGALLLFGVLTLLKGLGILEIGWNVLAPLAMIGGGLFVVFRSTRLARTGPASVSLAKDGSEKLVYATAILGAYKRRITSPQFGGGEITAIMGGCELDLREAGLSGDAVVNIFALMGGITIQVPADWSVQLEGAPILGGIEESTLRPKDASKRLVVRGYAIMGGVEISN, encoded by the coding sequence ATGAACACGGGACGACAACACAATCCGGCCGCGCAAATCGTGATCGGCATCGGTGTCATCGCGGTGGGGCTGATGTTCCTGCTCGATAACCTGGGCTGGCTGGAGCTGGACATGAGCGTGCAGTTCTGGCCCGTGGTGCTGATCGTGGCGGGCGTGCTGAAACTGACGGTCGCGCGCTCGCCGAACGGCACCATCATCGGCGGCGCCCTGCTGCTGTTCGGCGTGCTGACGCTGCTGAAGGGACTCGGTATCCTGGAGATCGGCTGGAACGTGCTGGCGCCGCTGGCGATGATCGGCGGCGGCCTGTTCGTGGTGTTCCGGTCCACCAGGCTGGCGCGCACCGGCCCGGCGTCCGTATCGCTGGCGAAGGATGGCAGCGAGAAGCTGGTCTATGCCACGGCGATCCTCGGCGCCTATAAACGCCGCATCACGTCGCCGCAATTCGGCGGCGGCGAAATCACCGCCATCATGGGCGGCTGCGAACTGGACCTGCGTGAAGCGGGGCTGTCCGGCGACGCCGTGGTGAACATCTTCGCGCTGATGGGCGGCATCACGATCCAGGTGCCCGCCGACTGGAGCGTGCAGCTGGAAGGCGCGCCGATCCTGGGCGGCATCGAGGAATCGACGCTGCGGCCGAAGGATGCCAGCAAGCGCCTGGTGGTGCGCGGCTACGCGATCATGGGCGGCGTGGAAATCTCCAACTGA